Proteins from one Funiculus sociatus GB2-C1 genomic window:
- a CDS encoding phytoene desaturase family protein has protein sequence MSLDVIVIGSGIGGLTAGALLARYGKRVLVCESHAIAGGAAHSFSRQGFHFDSGPSFYCGLTPGSGLNPLQQVLEVLGESLQAVRYDPMGHYHFPEGTFPVYSDAERYRQTVAEITPQGARELEQFEKRLLPLYESLRGISTIALRADWQIIPVIMGQYLPSVLKLLPHLRILQGSVGDVMDREVRDPWVRRLIDLECFLLSGLKAHGTIAPEVAFMLGERSRAGVEYPIGGSGAIVDALVRGLKRWGGELKLNAHVEQILIQSGKVTGVKLKNGEVINATVVISNATLWDTYTKLLRPEDLPPSYRQQSLETPAVDSFMHLHLGIRAEGLENLTGHHVVVHDASKDITEPGNTCMISIPSVWDANLAPVGHHVVHAYTLEPYEGWRRDEEYEERKKERSQSLFRALERVIPDIRDRIVLELIGTPLTHAYYLRRYQGTYGPAIAVGKGIFPGTQTPISGLYRVGDSTMPGIGVPAVAASGILCANTLVTPQETANLLEYLNQR, from the coding sequence ATGAGTTTAGATGTAATTGTTATCGGTAGCGGAATTGGCGGTTTAACCGCAGGGGCGTTACTTGCCCGTTACGGAAAACGAGTGCTAGTCTGCGAAAGCCACGCGATCGCTGGTGGTGCTGCACACAGTTTCTCGCGGCAGGGATTTCATTTTGACTCTGGCCCCTCATTTTATTGCGGACTCACCCCTGGAAGCGGTCTGAATCCATTACAGCAAGTGTTAGAAGTTCTGGGAGAATCGTTGCAAGCTGTTCGCTACGATCCTATGGGTCACTATCACTTTCCTGAAGGCACTTTTCCCGTTTACAGCGATGCTGAACGATATCGCCAAACTGTTGCTGAAATTACGCCTCAGGGTGCAAGAGAATTAGAACAATTTGAAAAACGTCTACTACCTCTTTACGAATCACTGCGGGGGATTTCTACTATTGCTTTGAGAGCAGATTGGCAGATAATACCAGTAATTATGGGGCAATATTTACCATCTGTATTGAAACTGCTACCGCATCTGAGAATCCTCCAAGGTTCTGTTGGCGATGTGATGGATCGAGAGGTGCGAGATCCTTGGGTGCGGCGCTTAATTGACTTGGAATGTTTTCTACTTTCTGGACTTAAGGCGCACGGGACAATTGCCCCAGAGGTGGCATTTATGTTAGGAGAACGTTCTCGCGCTGGTGTCGAGTATCCTATTGGGGGAAGTGGCGCAATTGTGGATGCTTTGGTTCGCGGTTTAAAGCGTTGGGGTGGCGAATTGAAATTGAATGCTCATGTTGAGCAAATATTAATCCAATCAGGCAAAGTAACAGGCGTCAAGTTAAAAAATGGTGAAGTTATTAACGCGACTGTTGTAATTTCTAATGCTACCCTTTGGGATACTTATACTAAGTTATTGCGCCCCGAAGATTTGCCGCCATCTTATCGTCAGCAATCTTTAGAAACCCCGGCAGTTGATAGCTTTATGCACTTACATTTAGGCATCCGTGCTGAGGGTTTAGAAAATCTGACGGGACATCATGTGGTAGTTCACGATGCGAGTAAAGATATTACCGAACCGGGGAATACTTGCATGATTTCTATCCCTTCAGTGTGGGACGCTAATCTTGCGCCAGTGGGACATCATGTGGTTCACGCCTACACGTTGGAACCTTATGAGGGATGGCGACGAGATGAGGAGTATGAGGAAAGGAAAAAAGAGCGATCGCAATCTCTATTCCGTGCGTTAGAGAGAGTGATTCCGGATATACGCGATCGCATTGTATTAGAACTTATCGGCACACCGTTAACTCACGCTTACTACTTACGCCGCTATCAGGGAACATACGGCCCTGCAATTGCAGTTGGTAAAGGGATATTTCCAGGTACACAAACGCCGATTTCT